One Setaria italica strain Yugu1 chromosome II, Setaria_italica_v2.0, whole genome shotgun sequence DNA segment encodes these proteins:
- the LOC101769263 gene encoding protein PHLOEM PROTEIN 2-LIKE A10, with translation MLSPDEERIASAVAGSFGRHLVLAFYSSPSQTSMADTSPESWVDALTTRKGQRAIRRWVEVFTATAVGVFIDKTIHINTYDQLFAAATNPTYGARLQELFVALCSASVETLVKTSHGVLSSANGTGGNANASATSGSSGGFAVGEGWVETLSSALVVPSNRKFVLDLTGRATFEAVRSFLEFVLWKLHAGTRAGGDARVGAGLRALRHMSDRSMVIATICIALCLHILNGTWLLVPA, from the coding sequence ATGCTCTCCCCCGACGAGGAGCGCATCgcgtccgccgtcgccggcagcTTCGGGCGCCACCTCGTCCTCGCCTTCTACTCGTCCCCATCGCAGACTTCGATGGCGGACACCTCGCCGGAGAGCTGGGTTGACGCCCTCACCACGCGGAAGGGCCAGAGGGCGATCCGCAGATGGGTCGAGGTTTTCACGGCCACCGCAGTCGGCGTCTTCATAGACAAGACCATCCACATCAACACCTACGACCAGCTCTTCGCCGCCGCTACCAACCCCACATACGGCGCCCGGCTGCAAGAGCTTTTCGTTGCACTCTGCAGCGCCTCCGTAGAGACACTGGTGAAGACATCCCATGGCGTACTGTCCAGTGCCAACGGTACCGGTGGAAATGCTAATGCCAGTGCCACCTCCGGCAGCAGTGGTGGGTTTGCGGTTGGGGAAGGGTGGGTGGAGACTCTGTCAAGCGCGCTGGTGGTGCCGAGCAACCGCAAATTCGTTCTGGATTTGACGGGCAGGGCGACATTTGAGGCAGTGCGGTCGTTCCTTGAGTTTGTGCTGTGGAAACTGCACGCCGGCACAAGGGCTGGAGGTGATGCCAGAGTTGGGGCTGGATTGCGTGCCTTGAGGCATATGAGTGATAGGTCCATGGTAATTGCCACGATCTGCATAGCATTGTGCTTGCATATCTTGAATGGCACATGGCTCTTGGTGCCGGCTTGA
- the LOC101769667 gene encoding phytosulfokines 4, translated as MARSATVMVLAAALAVLLLASSSAPVASAGRADPAAAVVSHGHQAQGSTAAGERGCEGANDEDECMMRRTLAAHTDYIYTQEHHN; from the exons ATGGCGAGGTCGGCGACGGTGATGGTgctcgcggcggcgctcgccgtcctcctcctggcGTCGTCGTCAGCCCCCGTGGCCAGCGCCGGCCGGGccgacccggcggcggcggtcgtctCCCATGGCCATCAG GCGCAGGGATCGACGGCGGCTGGGGAACGCGGGTGCGAGGGGGCGAACGACGAGGACGAGTGCATGATGAGGCGCACGCTGGCGGCGCACACCGACTACATCTACACCCAGGAGCATCACAACTAG
- the LOC101770074 gene encoding ATP-dependent DNA helicase DDM1 translates to MGTLSLSNADSIPTKNWGASPATGPIKQGEERADGFVDASLSLPVESEASDTLHVVKEGEEQLLEPVKEEKADDDFFDASSSIPIDLEAKNGDASLITEVMKKEEEQLEEARLKAEEEEEARKREEAARLAFDPETRYNKLDELLTKTQLFSQFLLEKMDQIADEGVETQAEEPEVEEKKKGRGRKRKAKPQYNDKKAKTAVAAMLTRSREDRLAENCTLSEEERWEKEQANLVPLLTGGKLKSYQIKGVKWLISLWQNGLNGILADQMGLGKTIQTIGFLAHLKGKGMHGPYLIIAPLSTLSNWVNEISRFTPSLASIIYHGDKVARAEIRRKFMPKTVGPDFPIVVTSYEMAMSDAKFLAHHTWKYVVVDEGHRLKNSKCKLLREMKRITMDNKLLLTGTPLQNNLAELWSLLNFILPDIFSSHQEFESWFDFSGKGNEEHQEETEEKRRVHVVSKLHAILRPFLLRRMKEDVEQMLPRKKEIIIYANMTEHQKQIQDHLVEKTFDDYLHEESDIVLKRPGIRSKLHNLLIQLRKNCNHPDLLESPFDSTTLYPPVEKILEQCGKFQLFVRLLNFLLSQKHKVLIFSQWTKVLDIIEYYLDSKGLDVCRIDGSVKLEERRRQIAEFNDLNSSMDIFLLSTRAGGLGINLTSADTCILYDSDWNPQMDLQAMDRCHRIGQTRPVHVYRLATSHSVEGRIIKRAFGKLKLEHVVIGKGQFEQDRSKPNALDEAELLALLRDEQADEDKLIQTDITDEDLLKLMDRSDLCGPPGAADAAPLIPLKGPGWEVVVPTKSGGGMLSSLTS, encoded by the exons ATGGGGACGCTTTCCTTGTCCAACGCTGACTCCATCCCTACAAAGAATTGGGGAGCTTCCCCTGCTACGGGGCCAATTAAGCAAGGGGAGGAGAGAGCTGATGGTTTTGTGGATGCAAGCTTGTCTCTGCCTGTTGAGTCTGAGGCCAGTGACACACTCCATGTCGTTAAGGAGGGGGAAGAGCAGCTATTGGAACCTgtgaaggaggagaaggctgATGATGACTTCTTCGATGCAAGTTCATCTATACCAATTGACCTGGAGGCCAAGAATGGTGATGCATCCCTTATCACGGAAGTGatgaaaaaggaagaagagcagcTTGAGGAGGCCAGGCTCAAggcagaggaagaggaggaagccagGAAGAGGGAAGAAGCTGCAAGACTTGCTTTCGATCCTGAGACACGGTATAACAAGTTAGATGAGCTGCTAACGAAGACACAACTCTTTTCCCAGTTTCTTCTTGAGAAGATGGATCAAATTGCTGAC GAAGGTGTTGAAACTCAAGCTGAAGAGCCAGAGgtagaagagaagaagaaaggacgTGGCCGGAAGAGGAAAGCAAAGCCACAGTATAATGAT AAGAAGGCTAAGACAGCAGTGGCAGCCATGCTTACAAGATCTCGCGAAGATCGCCTTGCAGAAAATTGTACTCTTTCCGAAGAAGAAAGGTGGGAAAAGGAGCAGGCCAATCTTGTGCCGTTACTGACTGGTGGGAAGTTGAAGTCATACCAGATAAAGGGTGTGAAGTGGCTTATATCATTGTGGCAGAATGGGCTAAATGGGATACTGGCTGATCAAATGGGACTTGGGAAAACTATCCAGACAATTGGATTTCTTGCTCATCTGAAAGGGAAAGGCATGCATGGTCCATACTTGATAATTGCTCCTCTGTCCACTCTCTCGAACTGGGTGAATGAAATCTCGAG GTTTACTCCATCTCTGGCTAGCATCATTTATCATGGAGATAAGGTGGCCCGGGCAGAGATAAGAAGAAAATTTATGCCAAAAACTGTTGGCCCTGATTTTCCGATAGTTGTGACTTCATATGAGATGGCCATGTCAGATGCTAAATTTCTTGCTCACCATACGTGGAAGTATGTTGTTGTGGATGAG GGGCATCGGTTGAAAAATTCTAAATGTAAATTATTGAGGGAGATGAAGCGCATAACAATGGATAATAAGCTCCTTTTGACTGGGACACCCCTGCAGAATAATCTTGCAGAGCTATGGTCACTATTGAACTTCATTTTGCCTGATATATTCTCATCACATCAGGAATTTGAGTCGTG GTTTGATTTTTCTGGGAAAGGAAATGAAGAACACCAAGAAGAAActgaagagaagagaagggttcaTGTTGTTTCAAAGCTTCATGCCATTTTGCGTCCATTCCTTCTAAGGCGTATGAAGGAGGATGTAGAACAGATGCTTCCACGAAAGAAAGAGATAATCATTTATGCCAACATGACTGAACATCAGAAGCAAATCCAGGATCATTTGGTTGAAAAAACATTTGATGACTACTTGCATGAGGAATCAGATATCG TATTGAAGAGACCCGGCATCAGGTCAAAGTTGCATAATCTATTAATTCAACTGAGGAAGAATTGCAACCATCCTGATCTTTTGGAATCTCCGTTTGATTCAACAA CTTTGTATCCACCTGTTGAGAAGATTCTGGAACAATGTGGCAAATTCCAGCTTTTTGTCAGGTTACTAAATTTCCTGCTCTCACAAAAGCACAAG GTtctaatattttcacaatggaCAAAAGTGTTGGACATTATTGAGTATTACCTAGATTCAAAAGGCCTTGATGTTTGCCGAATTGATGGTAGCGTTAAAttggaagaaaggaggaggcaG ATAGCAGAATTCAATGACTTGAATAGCAGTATGGATATTTTTCTCCTGAGCACAAGGGCTGGTGGACTTGGCATCAACCTTACTTCTGCTGATACCTGTATCCTCTATGACAGCGACTGG AATCCTCAGATGGATTTGCAGGCTATGGATCGGTGCCACCGGATTGGCCAAACACGCCCAGTGCACGTATATAGGCTGGCTACTTCACATTCTGTCGAG GGACGGATCATTAAAAGAGCTTTTGGGAAGTTGAAGCTAGAGCATGTGGTGATCGGCAAGGGACAGTTTGAACAAGACAGATCGAAGCCTAATGCCTTAGAT GAGGCCGAGTTGCTGGCTTTGCTGAGGGACGAGCAGGCTGATGAAGACAAGTTAATACAGACTGACATCACCGACGAGGACCTCTTGAAGCTGATGGACCGGAGTGACCTCTGCGGCCCACCTGGTGCTGCTGACGCGGCGCCTCTGATCCCTCTGAAGGGCCCTGGCTGGGAGGTTGTCGTGCCAAcaaagagcggcggcggcatgctcTCCTCGCTCACCAGCTGA